From the Drosophila gunungcola strain Sukarami unplaced genomic scaffold, Dgunungcola_SK_2 000018F, whole genome shotgun sequence genome, the window gggttattatttcaaaagttGTAGAGTTATTAAGTGTCCTGCCTCCGctctgccgccgctctgctgctgctcggtCGCAAGAGAGACAGAAAGAAAGAACTGATAGCGGTGGTGGGGATACTGCACGATCTTAGCTTCCAGTGTTGGATATGCAGTTCGTCAAATGGCGCCACCTCAATTCCGATTGTTTTGTGGgggataaaaaataaaaaacacgaaaaaaaagCTTAGTTTATAAGCCCTAGCAGCCATTGctagaattaaatattctaaGAAACAccttaattttgatttatatgctTATATATCTAGCTAATCGTTCCTatagcagctatatgatataattttccgattttaataatattaaaagcgtAACTATTATACCATTACTTTATccaaaagaactaaaaaaataagataaataaatttaattgttttaatattccgattgttcacATGGGAGCGATTTGATATAGtagtttgcttttaataaaattaaatagttattcctaaattataaatcattactacatctcgaagaactaaaaaaattaaaaaaagcaaagctatcattttttccttctttgtttttcttattgttcctatggaagctgtatgctatagtcgcccgatcgggatcgttccgacttatatactacctgcaacaggaagacagtttttgggaaagtttcatacaGGTAGCTTTCAACTGAGAGACCAGATTTAATGATATTAAGGGACCTTACCAGtgtaacttgtttttttttttgcctaatAGATAGTttacaattacaaaaatatccCGTGAAAGCGGCAAGGTCGTGCCTAAAAAGATTTGAATGGCATTTTGTTGATATTTGATATTCAGCACAgaaaataattactttaaaatattttgcgaTAGGTAAAcgtataaattatatttttaccttATTCTTTGATGTTTTATGAACAATACTGCATAATAAATTCGGTTAATAATAACCAATTTTGGTTAATAATAAGTGTTCCGGTTTACGCTCGGAAGTGAATTTGATAACATTTTCGGATTTTTTAACATAGGAAAATTACCCTTCTTTTGGTCCTTTTTTGTTCCCAAATAAAAACAGCTGACTGGCAGCTATCCCCTATTGACAAAGTCGTTTGATTTGACAAAGTTTTGCTgcctcaaattaaattttggccCGCTGGTGTCCCTCAGTTAATGGGATTAATGGTATACTAGTTTAGCGCATACAATCGAAGGAACTGGCATCGGCggccacaaatacaaattttcacattttttaagcAGCAATAAGCCAGTGCTAAGAAATGATGGTGTCAGTGTTGTGAATTTTTCACAAGAAGTGTTGAGAACCAGAAATGCCAAGGCGATGAAAAAGGTCCCAACGACATACGTTTTGCACAAATAGATCATTAAATTAAGCGGTAATAAGTTTTTTTCGTTCGGAAACTGGAACAGGGGCGGCGGAATTGCTTTAATGCCGAAGTATAGAATCGAATCGTTTCTGGGACGCAATcagaaaatagttttttacaggtcaaatatgtttttataaaccaAATTTGTAAGGTTCTTAACCATTAAAGAATAAGGAAAAACTATCATCTGCATCATCTTTAACTtatcgcaaagtattttaaattaatttcggTTACGGGTTACGGGTTTGCCGCCCTAAAAGCATTCCAAGGCAAAGTTTTCGGGAATCCAGAGAAAGTccacaaaaaaatagcaaaatatttggctacaacatagtttttttaagctaaaagacacatttaagttattaggtaaactgaaaaaattaataaacaagaaaggaagcaaactgcggcaagccgaagtttatatacccttgcagctattgcaagaattaaatatttttgaaaacattaaaattatgatttacttgcgtatatgcttaaaaacattgaagctatgatgatttgcagctcaattattagatagttattttatatatttttattatttctatgggagctgtatgatatagtcgtccgattttgttgtattttaaaccgtaattctaaaatatttaaccattactatatgtcgaagagctaaaaaaaaaaaaattaaaaaacagcaaagctataatttttttttattttttttaccgattgttcctatgggagctatatgatatagtcgtccgattttgatgaaatttaaaccgtaattctatattatttaaccataactatatgtcaaagaactaaaaaaaaattaaaaacagcatagttataattttttttatttattttttcgattgttcctattagagctatatgctatagtcatccgatctggctcgttccgacttatatactacctgcaatagaaagacaacttttgggaaattttcatgcagacggacagactgacagacggacagacggacatggctagatcgactcgcctagtgatactgatcaagaatatatatactttatagggtcggaaatgtctccttcactgcgttgcaaacttctgactgaaacttataaaaacataaagaaaatCTCAGCTAAAATGAGATTATCCAAAATCATTTTTCGTCACGGCTTAGCATTTACAAGGTGTGTGTCAAAAGTTTCCGaacttttcaaaaagaaaaaaaactacaaaatagtTTGGAATGAAACTTtgcatttattcaaaatagtCTCCCTCCGACTCAATACAACGATTTGCACGATTTTAAAGTGATTCGAATGAGTGTTTTAGCTCATCAACCGGGATGGCCTTGAGTATGTCGGTCGTCGCCTTTTCGCGGcgtgtttttttgggtttcggCTCATCTGGCTCCTTCCATTCCGCACTCTGACGCTTAGTTTCGGGTTCATATCGAAAACACCACGTCTCGTCACCAGTCACGAtgttgaaaagaaaataaggaTCTTTTCGTGCTTCAATAACGACGTCTTTTCGTGCTCTTTGAGTGTGTGTGGAACAAACCGTGCACAAACCTTCCGCGGACCCAAATGCTCAATCAAAATGCGATGAATAGACTTATAGGATATCTCCAACTCCATTTCCATGTATCTCAACGAAGATTTTGGTTCTTTTTGACAAAATCACGAAcaatttgaatgttttcatCAATAACAGCACTTTTCGGACGGCCCGAACGTTCGTCGTCTTCCAGGCTTTCACGaccatttttaaaacgatTAAACCACTCGTAAGTTGAGGTACGGGATAGACAATCATCACCATAAACTTGTTTCATCAATTTATGAGTCTCGGTGAAAGTTTTAGcgagtttaaaacaaaacttaataaCCGCTCTTTGCTCCATGATTTTTCGTCGACCAACTAACACAAGGTACTGTCACTTAAAGCGCAATAATTCCAATTCCACTGTTCCAAATGTCTTGAAATTTGGAGGGAAAATCGGTGAATAATGTATCTTTCAAACGCATATACTCACACAAAGATGGCGGCACCAGAAAATGCCCTGCCAGAAAAGTTCGGAAACTTTTGACACACACCTTGTAAGTACAAgtacttattttattaaaaatgtgtattttagTTGCCTTCACCACAAAAGTTTGCCATATGTTGCCATGGATATCAATTCTACAGTTGGTTTTGGTCTtgagaaaaactaaaaatttattttcttttgttttctttgtgcaGAAACCTCTCATCTGGACGACTCTGTTTATTATGATGCACTGGCAGCTGTTAAAAATACTTCAACCACAAATCAAACCCACGACCTTTCTGATAAAGCCCTTATTTACTGTGatgaattaaaagaaaaagatgCACTAATAGCTTCCCCAACGAATACAATCAATAATTTTACGACACCAACCCACACGACCGAACCGCCTATCGAAGCTAATTTCTGCAGCGTACATTCTGTTGGTGTCAATAAACTGAAGTTGAATGGAAATAGTGAAACATCCAACGCAATAAATGATCAAGCAAATATCAATGCAGGTGACTCCAAGGCTCCTTTGGCAGGAGACTGCACTGACTGCACTGGTTACAGGGAAACTGAGTCAGGATGCGACCTTCCACTATTAAATCCTAGCAAAATACCAGTGCGCCAATCAAAATGTGCATCATGGGCGGGTGCCGATACTACAATAAATACATCTAAAACATTTGAGTCCGTAAAAGCCCCACTGGAAATCCTTCACAATCCACAAATTGACACGCCAAATTCCGTAAAGGATATTACACCTGTTCGCAACACATACTCCATTGCTTTAGAATATCCTCCTAATATAACGGATCTTACACCAGGTTTGTCCTTAAAGTTGGCTTTATTTCTGAATGGCTTTGTATGCTGGCAACACGaatcaattcaaaaattttaaaacctcCGTACAAGAGCTAGATGGTTGGGCTTAAACATGCAGATTGGTTGAAGCTAACGAGTTTGTCTAAAAAAAGGGCTAAATGGtctcaataaatttttatggaAATCATCTACCTGAAATTGTAAATTGGATAATTTTACCAAAGTATATCGTAGCGGATACTCTTAAGCTAACTTGCGATGTGGGGACATCCTGCTTAATCTGCATGTTCAGTTTCAATTCCCTAGCTCATCGTTCACACACTCAGACGGAAAGATCGACTCTGCTATTGATGGTACTAAGGATACTGTCCCTTCATACTTTTTAGCGGTAAAATCGCTTTCTTTACCTTTTATTAACTCTTgcaattcttttaaatttaggCTTACGTCGTCGAAGAGAATCTACTGAAGGAAAATATGTGACAGACCCAAcgcaattgcaattaaaattccaaagaCCTCGATCACGAACTTCAAGCAGGTATGCCGGCAATTTAAGCTGCtcattaagtttaaataaaaacatgatTACATATCTTTAAGGACCCGTGGCATTCCCAATACCATGCTAGGACATTTTGATGACAACGGTACTCCTATGACTAGACACGTTGGGGCCCAATTTGTTCAAAACGCAGAATCAAATAATATACCAACGAGTGAATATCCTGCTGAGCCACAACCTAAATGCAACATTTCGCCACCACCGGGGgatccaaaaactgaaaatagtGCTCGGCTTCGTCGTTATAGGCATAACTTAGAATAATCAAACAACTTCAGATTTACAGCAAACTAATTTGCGATCCAGAACAGTGAATCTAAAACTGTCTTAACGTATACTTATGTTTTTAATGTAGCTGTTTGACAAACAAAAGAATCCTCATGAACATcttagaattttttaaatgtaaaccCATTTGTATACCCCTGTAGAGGGTATAATagtttcagtcaaaagtttgcacgCAGTGAAGGAAACCTTTCCTACCCAATAAAGTATATCAGCATTACCAGGAttcaatctagccatgtccgtccgtttttacGCAATATAGGCCCTCAGTTTACGAGTTATCTGtctaaaactttcccaaaaattgtatttttttatgtatcgGATCGGTCCTCCAAcaagaacaatcggaaaaataatgacaaaaaatataacttagctgatttcgattttttgttttaattctcaatttcaaatttgagaattccaatttatttttttaaatcggacGTTTCACAATTGTTACCCTTTTGTTATTCAAAAAaggaaattattaaatataaacaaaacagtAAATGGTGTGAATGTATTATAGTTTACGAACAAACGAAAAATACAGatattttgggaaaattttaaattgatagactaaatggaattttttactttaaggTCCGTTTTCGCGACTtcattttatgattttgatgAGTTAGGCCGTAAGCAGAGTTTTTCATTACACTTTAGTTCAATCAGCTCTGGTGTTtgagttttttaaatgtagaaaaacttttatttcctGAAAGTTCACAAGTTCCATTTCTATACAATTATCAAAGCAGGGGTGCTCAAAACTTTCCGTATGGCAGTGCATTTACCAACACATCTAAAAAGATCACGAACACCAGTAACGAAGTCAGTGAAGAGACGagaaaaagacaaaaacaaattacattCGATTCAGCCATTCAAAAGAgaaattgttgttgccttgCGTCGGTCTTATCAGTAGCGAATTGGACCGCAAGGAAGAATCGAAAAAAGTGTGAGTGTATTGCAAAATGTGCCCAGCAAGCCCACATAATGTACCGGCCCCATGTGCGTGTGCATTTAGAAAAACAATTGTGCTCAATGTGCATTGGCGTGAGCACTCCCAAATCGAATCAAATCCTCACATAAAAAGGGCAAAAAGgcttttaaattatgaaaagcttACTAACATTTTTCAATTCTTCTATTCTTAACGTAAACAGTCATGCTTCACTTTTCCTTTGGTCCCAAAATGGCTTTTGCAGGGCCAATATTTGCcaaatttggtattttttttaatttaaaatagtttatgtGAATTTCTGTTTCTGAGATTTATCCAATAAATTATCAGTAatttataagtatttatagttggttttaaatttcaaaatgattttaaaataatatcaaaatattgtttgcaaGTAAAGTTATCTTAAAgtatatcaaaacaaaacaaattctgAGCCATCAGCTTAATGCTGGAACGCCTTTTCGGAAGTTAACGAACTTCACCGCAAAGATTTCGTGTAGTTCTTTCAGAAActaaacaaatgaaaatagtAATTTTCTTACACTTAAAATAACGATAGTACCAGAGCTAATATGGCAAAACCGAAAACAATACATAGAAAATTGTGATTTATAATATTCAAATGCTCTATGGCCTGATTAGATTATGAGTTCTTTTATAAAACTCTAACGATAGCCGAGAAAATAAGTTTGTTTAAAACGTTATTTCCTTATTATTATCAAAAGCCACCAAACATgctaaaagtttaaaaatacctttttagATACTTAAATAGCCAGCCTAGACCCAAATATACGAGTTTCCAAATGCGGAGTGGCCAAAAAAACTAACGTTACGTAGGCATCGCAAAAGTTCTCAGGTCCAGTCCCAATTTTATACCGCTTATAGTTCCTGAAATCTCGATTTTGACTGAAAGTGGTCATAGGGAATACAGCTggttacttttaaataaaacatatgtacatttaACGGCATCCCCATTTTACTCATAATCCTAATATGGTCGATCTTGCCATATTCCTCTGTCCATTATAGGAAACAAACTcttaatggtaaaatattcaCAGAATTGTAGACCCaaaatgttcaatttttaaattaaaaaggtttaatttaaaaattttaatgaatgttcatgaaaatttgttttatttgtcaaatggCTGTATTTTGAACAACGTTGATGACATAATACTTTATTTCATATGCAGTTGGTTTTGGCTTTAGCAGAAGCTCCGAAATCGGTCCGAGTAGGTGCCatttatttactatattttaaaatcctaATGTACTTTAAAGCAACCATAATTTCTACCATCGGATTTATTGATGCTACGATGAAAGAATTATGCAATCATGAAAATACAAATGGCCgttatttataattgaaatttaccAGTTAAGAACTATCGTAATACAAATATTGGAGGCCTCAACCGTTTTCTCTACTAGCTAAATATCATatgtaatattattatttattaataataaagtcAAATACATTGTTGTAATCAAGTTGCAGATAATCTAGATATAGCAAATTTTTAGTTACTTATAATATcgtcaataataaaatgctcCAAAATTGTACTTTGTTATTTAGTTATACATCAATTCAAAATGACCcagttgtaatttttatttcagggACGTGTGCAATTCTTGTTTGTCATTAACCTTACAAAGTGCTTTTTATGAAactaagtttttaaatttttttaaatatacaaaatatgttataataacgttattgatttattgtatatataaCGCTACTATCGCAAATGTAATAGATGAAATTAACCTTAATAAAGTGTAATATTAATTCTGATTAATCTGCTTAAGGGGAGGCATTATGCAATCTCTGGCAAAACCAATAAAAGAAAGTGCAAAACCCTaatctattttttaaagatctaatatatattaaatttacttttatttgccACTGATCCACAATTGGCTATTACATTTTTCACCTAAAGCGTTCTTATTCGGGTAactatttttgtgttttttaacaAACGTTAAACTCCAGTTTGACGATCCTTTTACGGAAGAATTAATGGGTtggcaaaataaacaaagactCGGCACCGGGCGTTTGATTTTCATGATGACCTCGTCAGAGTAGTTTTGAGCTTCTACCTGGGCAGGCATTATTGCTTGAAGTCCTTGCtgtaataatacaaattaattaataataagaatttaagaaaattgtaaaaatcaattcaaattttagtATTGGCATTTTTAGTCTGGATATGGTCCTACGAGAGGCATACAATAGCATAGCAGGCAGAATTAATGATCCAaaggaaaacgaaaaataaaaaaaaaaccttttttgaccgaatttcgatctgCGAATCGCTGCTGAATCGCATCAAAACCGACCCGTTTTGGAAGCGGATGGTGACTGGTGATGAAAAATGGGTCATTTACGACAACGTGAGGCGAAAACGGTCGTGGTCGAAGAAGGATGAGCCGGCCCAGGCGGTAGCTAAGTCAGGATCGATGGCCAGAAAGGTTATGCTGTGTGTTTGTTGGGATTGGCAAGGAATTATCTACTATGAGCTGCACCCCTACAGTCAACATATGGCCCGTCTGAAGGAAGCAATTGCCCAGAAGCTCCCCGCTTTGGAAGCTCCCCAATAGGACGAAGGATTTTATGAGATGGGTATCATGAAAATACCATAAATGGAATTGATTGTAGGAAAAATTGTGCTTATTTGATATAAATCGGTTTATTCATGTACAAATAATCgattactttttacttgaccctatatatactttaaagtgaaattataataccctctgcaagggtacaaaAAGATAAcgatttcaaatattttccataGGAACGATTGATAATTGAGCTAAAAATCGTCATAggttcaatgtttttaaacatacacgcaaataaatcaataattcatttttcaatagctgcaagattttataagcttcggcttggcttagtttgctttcttttttgtttttatttcttgttgtGAGCCAAAAAACCAGTTCCAAGAAAATCGGATCTTAGAAATGAGAAGAAATACTTTTGACTACAAAAAACATCTGACCCCTGCGCAGGCTTAAAAATGCGATACGATTGgcaattaagtttaaaaatatggaTGATGGTTTGAGTTGATTCTTAAATCTACAGTCAAAGtttaatgtacatatatacaaatttcttACCTTTAGTTTGCCAATTTCAGTACGTAGAATTACAATTTTGGTCTCGCCATGGAGTAAAGTATCTCTCATGTtatatatttcgttttgaagATTAATAAGGGAATCATCGTAACTACTCAATGAATTTGTTTCGTTAAATACCTTATGCCTCAGGCACAATGATGTTTTTCTTATCTGTAATAAAGATCGAGTTAGGCGAAGAATCTTATCCAGAATAACCCTCACCTGATTTTTTAGGGTTGTATCTATGTGAATGGTTGATGTTTTCCGAATCAAGTCActtgaatttttaaagtttgtgGGTCCTAAGATCCCACTTTCCACGAAGAAGTGTTTTGCTTTATCAATATTTGAATTCATAGATTGCATTTTGTTATCCTTATTATTCGATTAagaacaaatttgaaaaatgtgtGTGATCTTCTTTACCATTTGTTATTTTAGAATCTACTAAGCATTGGCATAGATTCTATTTTAAGCCAAAATCAAATCAGGGTTTCTCTTTGGTTGAATTGAAACACCTACCTAATCATTTTTGGtgacaataaatatatatttaaataaattatttgttatgtcattttacaataaaaaaaatgaaatgtgaCTAAAAGAGGTTAGAAAATAGTCAATTGAACGCGAATCAAAATCTGTCTATATTTGTAAAGGAGTCGTACACTGCAGCGCTGTGGATTGCTAATCTTTTTCATGTAGAACAATATCCTCAACATATGGAAACACCATTTTAGacaagatttttccaaatag encodes:
- the LOC128263806 gene encoding uncharacterized protein LOC128263806, which produces MQSMNSNIDKAKHFFVESGILGPTNFKNSSDLIRKTSTIHIDTTLKNQIRKTSLCLRHKVFNETNSLSSYDDSLINLQNEIYNMRDTLLHGETKIVILRTEIGKLKQGLQAIMPAQVEAQNYSDEVIMKIKRPVPSLCLFCQPINSSVKGSSNWSLTFVKKHKNSYPNKNALGEKCNSQLWISGK